The Erigeron canadensis isolate Cc75 chromosome 1, C_canadensis_v1, whole genome shotgun sequence genome segment CCTCTTTCCGAACAGTGGCATAAGCTGCTTCTGCCGTCGGTAATGGATCGATACGAAGAATCTCTCTTTTTATAGATTCGAATCTTCGATCTAACCCATTAAGGAACTGAAATAATTTCTGATTGGATCGGATTGTTGCATATGCTTTAATGTCTTCTGCACACTTCATGGGGTTTGGATCGATGCGATCTATTTCACCCCAAATACCTTGCAATGAAATCCAGAAATCTTCTAATGATTTTTCTGATTGTTTAATTTCATTTGCCTTGACATGAAGGTTGAAAGCTTGTAATTTATCTTTGCCGCTATTGTAAGTGGTGACCAAAGCATCCCACACTTCTTTCGATGTGGAAAATTCGGTCATATTTTCGGCAATGGTTGGTTCAATATTCTGGATGAGCCATGAGAAAACGATAAGATCTTCTTGTTCCCATAACTCATATTTTTCAGATGTTGTTTTTTCTGGTGGTGATTCGGTTAAATggtttaaaagattttttgattttccgcCGATAGCAACTCGGATCATCCGAGTCCATAACGGGTAATTTTGACTATtgagtttgaggttgatttgcAAATTTTCGGAAAGTTTTGGGTTTTGTGGCTGTGAATTGTTGTTTTGCAATAAATTTGCTAACTGAAGCATTAAATCTGAACCCGATTTTGGGTTGCCGGTTCCGGCCATGGTAGCTCAGATTTAATCGGGTGATTTTAGATGATTATTGTGTAGATGATGAGCCCCAAACAATTggaagctctgataccatgttaaATAGTGATGaataatattgatttttattgatatatcgATTGATTGAGAAAACCTCAATTTATACAAGAAAGAATAGACTGAAATATGGAAACTAAATCAAGTTGGAAAAACATTTGTCTTGATAACCAAGTCGAAATCTTTTGTATTTGGAAAGGATGATGATTTGTTCTGATCCAATAACCCCTTAATTTCGGAAGTGATGATATTGTTCTGATCCGACATtctaacaatatatgtatatatatgtgtatatatgtgcaCTTACAAAAAGTTTTGTTTTGATGAAAAGGAGTTAAAGAAGGTAGGCAAACGTAAGATCAATGGTGGAGGAATTTTCATGTTGTGTGTTAAATGTGCTTTGCATGTGCTATTTGTATTTATACCTATAATAGTTTTGGCCTTATTCATTTCTCAACTATAGACATGGAGAATTATAAGAAACTTTTCATATACAAATTTCATTTCTTCTCAAAATGTAGGGAAATCATACTATGAAGTAATCTATTTTCTGGGAAATGGATATTCTTTGATATCTTTTCTCAACCAAACAaagaatttatttcatttccatttcttTGGGTCCATTTCTTCCTACCAAACACACCCTTTAGTGATAATAGGCTAACCCTTACAATGCACCACAGTCAAATGTATTTTAAGCTGTTTAATACTCGTATTTACATACGGGTTAATACGGCTAAATGGTTGAAGATGGTGAGAGACCTTCGTGATACAAAGTTATAAGACACATACTTCACTTCATGAACCTCGTTACAAGCGATTCATATTGTAAGCACAAACATAAGTTCAATAGCTTGTAGATAAATTTGCCATTCAATTACCAAAAAGGTATCACGGGTCATTCACTAATTCTGAGTATCTAACATTAAACAATAACTCTAGCCCATTCGACACATACATTCATCACTGTTATCAAGTTAGTGCCTGCAGACCAAGAAATCTTAGTAGCATGGACAAACAATCCACCAAAATGATAGAAATAAAAACTACATAGAAGTAAAAAACTACAATGAAGCTTTTAAATCAATTCAAAGAATGACATATTACCATCGCGTAAATGAAGAGATTGTTAAGAAGCTCTAGCCTAGCTATATAGGCTGTGTTCAATCCTTGGGTGAATGGGATTATCACGTTCTGTGCATCACATATGATCATCATGCTATGCACATTGTACTTTTCAGCGTTCCATAGATTTGTGTGTTATTAGTATGGAAAGATCCATTCAAATTGTTTCTGAGTAGCATTAAAGATGGCTTTCAATGCTTGGCTTGctcttaaataaaaatgataaatattagTTCTTTACCTTTATTTATAACTCAGCAACTCGGCGGCAATCTATAATGgcaaaatatatcttttatctTGATTGAAAAGGATGCCATTTTAAGTATGTTTTCTAACATAGgcttcaaatattttttttgaaatctcTATATTTCAGGGACTAACTTCAGGGCCAAAAAAACAAGGCTCCTCTCTAATTGAAACTGCATTGTTGAAGCTTGCTGATAATGCTTCTGTGGCTGGAGACAAAGAGTTTGATCTTAATATTCCTCTTAATTTCCCTTGTGGAATGATTGAGCCTCACCCTTTGCTTCGTGTATGTATCAATATATAATTTGGATACTTTAGCGTCTTGATATTAGCATTACCCTTTGATCCCATTATTGCATTAGTCTTACCGCTACATTCAATTCATCATTTTGCAAAAACGGAGAATGAACACTAGAAAGTTCAAAAATGAGCGCTTATGGAGTTTGTACAAAAAATGTGGGTCATGATTCTTTCTTTTGGTATTTCCACAATATGTTAAAATTTCTGTTTTTGGCAACTATAACTTATTTTCCCATATTGCTGTTTCTTGCATGTTATAATGTTGTTTGCACCCAAGATCTTGAATTCATGAGGTCTGTTGTGCAGATATCACTTAGCTTAGTAGAACATAGAGCTCCTTAAGAATTAGCAGAGTCAATGCATTGATAACGTATCTGGACTCTGGAGAAAAAGATGAGCTTTCTACACTTAAAGAAGGATTAAGAAAAGTCAAGATATTAAGGAGTATGTGTCAATTAGACGAGCCAAAAAAGACATCACGTGAAGATGATTTGACATAAGTGAAAGCAGAAGTGAAGAGGTTGATTACATCAACCTGTTAGACTCAGATTCACTTTAAAGAACTGGAAGAGCCAGAGTTACATGAAAATGAAAACGAGTATGATGCTACTTTTAGGAAGTCATTTCGTTATGCCACACTAGCAAATGCAAATTatgttggagggtcttttcttgAAAATAGTATTTATCATAGTTACCGAAAATAGTATTTCttgaaaaatcttttattttgtaAGAGTATCTTGTTCACAGTTCAATGTGCAGTGGTTTACCATGGAAGAAAAGGAAATTGAACTTACAATTACCAAAAGTTAGAGGGGAACCGTTGTTAAAGAAAGATAACTGTGAACAAGGCGGAGATGACATTGATTTAGACCGGCGTCAGCTTAGCTCTGATTAATCTCTAGCTAGTTGGGGTAAAATCTTTTTCTTTGCTTGCTTCGTTCGGCACTAGAATATGTTTTTTTGTCTTACAAATGTATCGTTCACCCTGGATGCAACAATCTCGTTCCATTTACCTGTGAACGGGCTAATCTGGGTTATACATTATTTCTAGATGGTAGTCTTAAGTAAAGGAAAACGAGTTAAAGTCACCCAAAAAATACTCTAGTGCATACAATACAACCTACTGAATAGTTTTACGAGTACTTTTCTAGTAATTAAATTATTAGTGTGATGAATGTTTCGTAATCATATTAATACACAATATTAATGCAGAACTAAAAATGTCAAAGTGTTTTAGGTCCACCAGTAAGCCTGGCCTGTATGACCTGTGAAAAGTTACCCGTTTTAAGTTATTACCCAACCTGTGCGACCCactcattttgccacctctagttcACTTGCTCCAAATCTTTACTAAGGTATTCGCTAGTTcgtttgttcaatatataatgttACTTGGGCTTTAAATCATTTTCGTTTCTTGTTTCAAGTAGTTGACTTTGACTAAACTGCTAGCAGTGGCTGAAGTCATATGAAGACTCTTTGGCTTACCAATCTTCTATATTCGAGTTTGGGGACGACAACTTTGCTGTTGGAAACGGGGAACTGTTGGATATGCTCAGCCACGATCTTCTTTGCTATACCATTGATCAACAGAGTGAACGAGGAGCGAAAGAGAGTGCCTGTACGGCCCTACTTGGCGGTGATTGTTGACTGGTTCCAAAAGAGCCATGATTTAATGCCAATTAAGTCACGACATTTGACTCTTTCATGAGAGACGGTTCTTTATAGTGGAGACTCAGAAACCTATGTGAAAATCCTTAAAACTCAATTTCCTGATAAACATTTTGATCTTGAAGCTACTCTCGAAGCCAATATACGACTAATTTCTATAGTCCAAGAAAAATCTTTTTTTGGTTTCTTTCTAATCTGGAACAAGTTGAAGAGGGCAAATTTGACTTCGTACATGGAGCAATGTCGTTTGATAGTATGTGGGATGAGATTAACCGTGAGCCGGACCTTTCTAGCCACGCGCTGAACCGCAAGTCTACATGGTTAGTTGGAACCACCGCTTATTTTTGTTGAAAGTAAAACCCAAAGCTTCATCTTGAAATTTGATCGAGATACAACAATTTAAAAACTTACAAAGTGCCCGTCTCAGATTCAGTTGAAAATGGGTCATTTATAGCTGTAAAAGTATGCCTGTGATTTTTTTGTCTAAAATCTATGTTCCGGTTGGAAGATTTCTTGCTACTTTTGTCTTTCATTCATATGTCTTGCTGCTTTGTGTCTAGATTCGTTATTGTGACTCATGCTTTCTCAAAAACATCTTTTTTTAGGAAAACTGATTATGTATAAGTAGCATTATGCTATGCTATCCTTACCCTATGTTATCCTATCCATACACAAACAATCCAACTGATCATGGATGCAAATAATGTAATGCTAATAGAagacaaaaatgaaaataagatAAAGAAAACAGTTTTTGGTAAGCATGAAAATAAGCACCAAAGCAGATTCTATTTTATTCTTTATTCTTATGAACATAATTCaaagttaataataaaattaatatcaatattaattataaaaaataaagttaaaaataattaactatcAACCACCATTCACCTTTTTTGTTTGGTTTACAATCCACGGACCACATGGAGAGTGGAGACCCCATCATGGGCtttaaaataaccaaaaacaTGGGTTTGGCCCACAAAATGATCACACAGGCCCTAGTGCTCTAGTAAATTCTTCATCGATAACGAAAAATAACAGAAAGGACCAATAGTCCAATACACTTATTTTTAACGTAAAAGACAAATGACAACAAATCGTTAATAGTTGCCTAGTTGGTGAAGTTTACAAGAAATAACTTCTAatctaaacaatcataattCTTAAGAtgcaaacaaaataaataataataatttagttataataataataatacaaatcaGATAATGTAGAATTGCACTTAGTAAAATGTGATAAAagcataaatgtatatattatctACCATGATCGAGTCCAAACGCAACCGGGTTTTATCACAGTGGGTCTTCGGGCGACGAGTTTTCCCTGGAACTAGAGATGGAGGCTTGGCTACCAAACTTAACAGGCACAATGATCCTTCATCAGACATTATTCATTgaccgtttaaaaaaaattacaacaagACTtgagattgaaaaaaaaaaaaattaataaaaagtgtGAATGAGTCAAACCATCTCAtttgaaatatttcaaatttaaagTCGATAAGTAACAAACGTGGTGATGTTTGATGTTTAGGCCACCCAAGCCAAAACACTGACTTAATATAAGAATGATCAAAGAATGATGAAGAGGACAATTAGTCAGGTGTTGACATGAAAATACCATAATAATAAGTGCATATTTACATGGTTATTTTGAAATTAATAACATATATGCTAATATGCTTTCATCTACTTCCATAATATGAAGCCATCAATATGTTCAACCAAATGACAGATACATTTGTGAAACATTTTTGGCATCATTTATGACTCCTAATTAAGCTGTGAGACCATAGATTTAATTAGTATCTAGAAAAGCTGCACAACGAATGCCTTACATTTAAGCCCGatttctatatatgtataaatcaaAAGCAGACGGGGCATTTCACTAATCCGTTCTCATTGCACTCTACACAGCTAATGGGCAATGAGGTATCACCATCCTCGTCTGCCTCCTCCAATACCACCTTTCTGCTACCATTACACGTTTGACAAAGCACAAAACGCATCCCGCCACACCCTTTGCAAGGGCCACTAGCCGGGCTTTTTGGTATCCCACACAAGAGCTCTTCTAACTTACCTTCCTCATGAAGCCCGACCACCTCATCAACCCCTCCAATCAGTCTTCCTTTGATAAATAGCCTAGGTGGGATCACCCTACCGCCCAACGTGCGCCACAGCTCCTCCCTGAATTCCAAATGCATGGACACGTCTCTCTCATCATACAAAACCCGAAAACTCCCCAACAAAAACCTGATTGTGTTACAATCTTCATAAGTCTTGCGTATACCTCTTAGACTTGTTGTGTAGAAGATAACCGAGTCATTACCTCCTGGTGGACACTTCTCTTCGAATTCTACCAACAAAGAATGGTTTTCGGTCTTTTTTGAAACCAACATATTATTGTTCCCTATAATCTCTTCATTCTTGGGATCATTTGCGAGTATTGGTGTTTCAAAGTACTGATTGAAGGCGGCGTTATCTTGAAAAACTAGACTTTGTGTAAGACTTGTAATGCTTGAAATCGATTTCAGCTTCCCTAAAAATCTTCCTCTCATTCCTTTCATCTCTTCACTTGTCTACAGTCCTTATCATCTACTTGAGAGTTGAGTTTATAGCTCACTAAGAATACAACATATAGGGGCCCTCATCATGGATTGTCTAACAAATTAAGTCTAGCTATTTtgtcaaattttctaaaataccCTCAAAAAGAACCATTAGGTAGAGTAAACCATCATTACAAGTCTTAATTTAACGTTGCATAATGAAAAATTATAACAACTTTAAGACTTCATAACAAAAGAAACTTTCCATTATGGGACCCATGGATTACAAAAGAAGATGAGGGGGTAAAGATCTTACCATAGTGGTTGTCTTTGGTGGGCTTGTATGTTTCCACTTTTAGTaagcttttttatatataatcaacCAATAGCTAGGGGACACCACAAGTCAATTTGACATGGCATAACGGCAAATTTGAATAGGATGACactcaatgttttaaataccggtattttggtTGTACCGGTTAGGTACACGGTACCGGTATTACTGgtataccggccggtacgtacCGACAcggtaatttaatttttgtattttttttttatttttatagaaatcctacaaaacttgttacaatttaatgaaaatagtcaaaatacaagtacaatctactaaaaaataataccaaataggtatttcataacaaaatataagttttaaagtttacaaataacaatacataatattaaagtatcaaaaaataattttaaaaaaaattcaaaaaaaaaagaaaatcaatatACTGGTATGACTattccggtaataccggaaaataccagAAATGCCAGAAATACCGTCcagtattgaatagtgaaaatatcggAAAAAATACCGGGATAGTTGTACCGGGGTACCACCGGGTATCCGGTATTCcgggtaataccggccggtacgtaccggtatttaaaacgcAGGTGACACTAGATGGATCATCGCGTGAAATGAGATAAGATATTACGTTTTATACGATTATAGTAAACATTTTAACCACCTATATCTCTATTAAAAAGGCACCATTGTACTTGATACGAGTTAGGGTGTATGAAATGCTGACGCAGACGGAAACTTTGGATAGATAATTGAACCTGTTAATTCCTAAGAATACCAGGAACAATTCTTCTAAATTTTCGATGATTTATATTAAATACCGAAATTTAAGAtttcacactaaaacacacacatgaTTAGaggaaaaatgatttttttgattatcTGAAAACTGATCATTTTCCCATGATAGGATACACATATATAAGCAAGCAAAATTCAAACGGGCATAAAAACATTAGTGAGCCGGCTgaaagttataacaaaaagaaaatccaaaaatacccgaaaaacacataaaaaggTCCATAACTACTAGAAAATGGTGTTTCTGAGCCTGAAGACTTGCCCAAACCGCCTTTGGCTGTTTGTAGCTTGGTGCTCATCTTTCCAAGGATCATTTCTCCTGGTCGCATATCGAAAACGGAGCTCTGTAGcaaaagttatggtcattttagTAAAtacctttttttagtttttacccCTTTATTGAGTATTTGAGTTGGGCCTACATCAAATGCACACCCACAAGTCGATGTAATCTTGGACCCAAAAGTGCCTCCCTAGCGAGGCTTAGGGAAAACACCTCTTTTGACGGACCTCAACAAAATTTGCATAGTAGGTGATTATAGATATCAAGGAGCAGCGAGTCTCATGTTGCTCACTGGTATCACAAAGTCATACTGGTGTCTCATATCGGCATACTAATCAGGGACAAAGTGTTCAATTTCAGCCTTACCGTGTACTAAGTTGATCATTGAGTACACTGATTAGCTAGTGACTCCAAGCAATGACCAAGCTAACTTGTGGCCATCAGGCATCTATGTAACCTCTCCTAACCTCTAGCAACTTAATTATGGAAGATGTTTTTGGAAGATGGTAACTGCCATATTTTTTATGCCAAACGTAGAAGCCCAATAAGAGTTGGTGATAAAGGAAGTGGCCACTAATCTTAGAATTTATAATGTGGGATTAAGTTTGTAGCTTATCCCAATACAAAAAATTGTGTATCCCAAGCTGTATATTCTCGGAACACGATCACAGGTGATATATAGTCAATTAATCAATGTTATATTACCCTTATATCCTGAATTTTCAACAATATTTCCTTCTTTCCTGTTTAAATATGAGTGTTAACATCCGGGAAAGCAGATCAAGACTTCAAGTTGTTATTAGCCCTGTCCTGTAGTGCACCCAAGACCCAACCATTCTCGTTATTTCAATGAAAATTCATACACCCTAACAAGTTAGTATCACTTGCTGGACTTGAACTTGAACTCCCAATAAGCAGAGGATGAACAACTCATTAATATTGAGTATTTTAGTATTAGAAATCATTGATTTCATGTGATTTTCCAAATAACTGACATAAAGTGATCAACTAAACAAAAAGAATCTCATTGTTCTGACAAATTAACTCAAACAATCGACGGCTGAACAGCAAATGTGTGGCCTGTCACGAGATACATGCGGGCACGAGATATGGACATTCGTGTTCATCACCTCAAAGGTTACCCCATTTTATGTTGGTTTGGTTATCCATGTTCCATTGAAATCGATTATCTGCTCAATTCTCCTTGCATCAGTAAGAGAGGAGTAAAATGACGGAAACAACCTCAAAAAGATGGGGTCAATTCATTTCCAGACCAAATATTTGGCGATGATGGAGATGGCGAACCAGATTAGGCTAAAAACAATGGGAGACAAGGTGTGGTACCACTCATAATTGAGTCACAAGGGGGCCTTTCAAATGGCTAAAAAGCACTCCCTTCTTTTACTCTTTTCATCAACCACACTTTTGTGAATATAAAGTTAAATCAATAGTGGAAGGGCTAAAGACTTTTTTGCACAAACCATGATACCTGTCTCTGAACCATAAGGACTTCTCATAACTACCCCACTGCCCATATTTCCTTCTTGATTAGGATACTAATGGACTTGGACCTCCACACAAGCTCAACCAAGACATTATTGATCACatgtttttatgtatgtatagcACCTTATCTACTGCAGACATTCCCAACGATCCGTTTATCTAATCTGGAAATTCATACTAACAACACATGCCTCATTATGCAtttacaaaagttaaaaagggaACTTTTCACTTGGACACACATCTTGCATGTAGATATAATAACACCGGATTTATAACTTTTTACGTACATAAAAGACATAACAACCATAAATCCCAGTTATTACAGTCAAACTACCTAACATAGTACAGAGCCAGAGGTGAGATAGTGGAAGTTATACAAACACCATGTAGGTACGTGGAAGCTATTTATTGATTATTTGGTCGAGAAGACAGATTTCAAGCATTTAAATGGAAGCTATTTCCGCCTCGGCGCTATACCAGCCAACGCTAAAATCAAATGAGATACATGTCAACTCCTTATTGTTACCATCTTTCAGCTTCATTGTGAGTGAATATGAGCCCTACATTTTCAAACCACACTTGTCAGATTCAAGAATATTGAAAACAAGTTAGACGTGAGGATGAGAAAAGAGAACACAAGAAGGTTGATCAGTAAATACTACTTATATAAGGCTATAATGTATTCAAATTTTGAGCTGTAAGTACCAAGTCTACCCTCCTAGATAATGGTCTACTTTCAAGATGTAATAAGCTCTCTTGGTCAAGGTTGCAAAAATGACTACCAAGAGTCGGATCTGCCGGGGACCTTTGAAAGAGTACTCGGATTAATAGGGAGTACTCACGGAGTTCTCCAATTGggattattaatattaaaataataactttcTAAATTATATGCATAGAAATATGACTAGAAACATAACTGTTCATACACCTTAGAGATATGTTAAGAAACAGTCACAATAGTTCAAGTAATTCAAACTGATTTTTGACCAAATTTCAAACTGATTTTGAATCAGCGAACACCGAGTTCTGACCAAGTTGACCAAATTGTGGACCATGAGTGATTACTCTGATATTACTCAACTCGCCTCGGTCTTGACCTTGCAGCGAGTACTCAGCCTTGGAATCAGAGTTTTACAACACAGATGTGAGTTACGCCCACTAGATTAAATctctttaataataatgaattaatgaTAACTTAACATTGTATTGTTCATAATCCTTATTTATAATATGTAACAAGGACCTCTATCCTATTGACACACACACAAGTTAACGGAAGATTGCTACAGCATAAAGCATCATATTCATGTATGCACAATAATAAGCAATCATTAAAGCCTGGGACAAGGTTCAAGTCTGAATTGACAATTTCTGCccaaaacaacaaaaactcCTACGTCCCAAGCGACGAGTAATTCCACAACGTGAAATTTAGTTAACTGGTTGAGATAGGTAGACGGCTGATACATTAAAGAAACCAAAAGGGTCATATTAGGTTGGAAGTTGGATCAAGATGGGCGGTGGACCATGCGTTGGAAAAAGGAATGGGTTACCTGGTGGCAGTTGTCCACTGTATGCAACTCAATACACAAAGTTCCtagcatattattattatattgtttttagtactttattaattattgtAGATTGTAGATTTTACACccaaaaataaattttcataATAATGAGCAATAACTTCAATACACAAAGTTGCTGAacaatttatatcttttaagagactaacttttatttataaataacagAAGGCTGAAAGGCTGATACATTTAAGAAACCAAATGGGTCTACTAATAAACTAGGCTGGAGTTTAGATCGCAGTGAGGGCCAACGGGCGGTAATTGTCCACTTTACTAATACAAGTTCATAGCATATTTTTCTTATTGGTTGCAGGTATATAAACACTTCTTGACCTTTAAGGGTCTATAATCAACTCACAGAGTCACAGCTACTTTTATTCAGCCAGCAAACACCAAACACAAGATACCAACACCAAGACAAGAACACAAGTTATAAGTTTATTATGGTTAATTTTGATACACAATATTTCATAAAACTTATAATAGCTTAATATTAACGCCAACTAATGTTGATAAAGTTGATGAACAATTCAGATTTTTTGACaaatttattgttattaatagACAGAATAATTATTTTATGTGGTTTACAATTGGAAAAATACATATACAAGAATCAATGGTTCACTCTAATTACATCAAACCTGCTTGACCCATTCAAATTTCGCTTTCAACCAAACCCGTTTTGACCTACTAAGTAGTAACCAACCTTTCCATCTTGCAGGCCTATAGTTTAGGTCATCCTAACCATCACACACAAAAAGAAGGTCAGGCTTTACACAAATCTGGAAACCATGAGTCCTATGACGGTTTTAACTAGTCATTGGCAACTCTGAGAAAGCAACTAAAATTCCATAGAAGCAGACGACACATTCTGAAGCTGACCAAAGAAAGTGTTTGTTTCAGCAGGGTTAATCCAGACTAATAGACAGCATATCAATCAGAACCCTTTACTGTCACACCACAAAATTTCATTGTTGACTAAAACCTCCTAAACCCGAAACCACAACTCTGATTACGTACACAACTTGCTTTATTCATACATAACCACAATTTCCTCTGTCACAACTCTTGGTTTAAGGTAATGAACTGGTGAGAGCTCAATCGGTATTTTGTATCAGTGAGATTAAAAGGATCCCATGGGAATGTTATCACTATTTGAGATGTACATCTTGGTCTATATATCTCTCTCAACTTATAGTTCAAAATTTATGAGAAACAGGCTGCGACTGGGATATCCTGTACAAATCATGATTCCATCTCAATCTCACTGATACAAATACCAAACGAGCATCATTTACAAAATCTAAACCCTTGACCTAGACATAGAGTAAAATGCAACGAAGAGGCAACAACAAAATTGATAGACAATGGAAGTTTCTGTAGGAGTTTCGTCAATGATACTTCAGCTGCATTAGAAGAGTTTTGTTACCAAAGAAGGAAAGCTTAGAGAAAACCATCGAAAAAGACACATGGATGATATTGACAAGATACCGGTGATAAGCTACCCTTTCACGGAAATCTACTTTGAGTTAGAAAAGATAGTTGAGCTTTTCAAAGAtggaaatacatatatatagagaaagatTTCCAAAGCAAGATTATCATGTAATT includes the following:
- the LOC122584927 gene encoding uncharacterized protein At5g39865, giving the protein MKGMRGRFLGKLKSISSITSLTQSLVFQDNAAFNQYFETPILANDPKNEEIIGNNNMLVSKKTENHSLLVEFEEKCPPGGNDSVIFYTTSLRGIRKTYEDCNTIRFLLGSFRVLYDERDVSMHLEFREELWRTLGGRVIPPRLFIKGRLIGGVDEVVGLHEEGKLEELLCGIPKSPASGPCKGCGGMRFVLCQTCNGSRKVVLEEADEDGDTSLPISCVECNENGLVKCPVCF